Proteins found in one Coffea eugenioides isolate CCC68of chromosome 5, Ceug_1.0, whole genome shotgun sequence genomic segment:
- the LOC113771428 gene encoding uncharacterized protein LOC113771428: MANTQTLRELAAPELTHQPLCITFPALAENTAFELKSGLIQLLPSFHGLSGEEPHKHVKEFEVVCSSMKPLGITEEQIRLRTFPFSLKDAAKDWLYYLPAGSITTWAQLKKKFLEKFFPASRAASLRKEICGIKQYPGESLYEYWERFNKLCTRCPQHQISEQLLIQYFYEGLQSTDRSIIDAASVGALANKTPREAWELIEAMAENSQQFGSRESNPPRRVNEVETSSLQQQLSELTSVVRQLAMRDAPRAKMCGICTSMDHCTDSCPILQEDGAEQVNMVGGVPAPRRQYDPYSNTYNPGWRDHPNLSYGNRQQNAFPNRPPGFHQPWQPKSQPSSSNSGSSLEDLVKNLATTTTNLATTTAQLQQETENLPP; the protein is encoded by the coding sequence ATGGCCAACACCCAAACATTGAGGGAACTGGCTGCTCCGGAGCTGACTCACCAGCCCTTATGCATCACATTCCCCGCTTTGGCTGAGAATACTGCTTTTGAACTGAAGTCGGGATTGATTCAACTCTTACCCTCTTTCCATGGTCTCTCTGGCGAAGAACCCCACAAGCACGTAAAGGAGTTCGAGGTGGTCTGCTCTAGTATGAAACCTCTTGGGATCACTGAAGAGCAAATTAGACTGAGAACCTTCCCGTTCTCTCTCAAAGATGCAGCTAAAGATTGGCTGTACTACCTACCAGCAGGTAGTATTACCACGTGGGCGCagctgaaaaagaaattcttggaaaaattcttccctgcatCCCGGGCTGCGAGTTTGAGGAAGGAGATCTGCGGCATTAAACAATACCCCGGTGAGTCCTTGTACGAATACTGGGAAAGGTTTaacaagttgtgcactagatgcccgcagcatcaaattagtgagcAACTGTTAATCCAATACTTCTACGAAGGGCTCCAATCAACCGATAGGAGTATCATCGACGCTGCAAGTGTGGGAGCACTGGCAAACAAGACACCAAGGGAAGCGTGGGAGCTCATCGAAGCCATGGCAGAGAACTCCCAGCAATTTGGCTCCCGTGAGAGCAACCCTCCCCGTAGAGTCAACGAGGTAGAGACTTCATCCTTACAGCAGCAACTGTCAGAATTGACGTCAGTTGTTAGGCAATTAGCCATGAGAGACGCACCCCGAGCGAAGATGTGTGGAATATGCACTAGCATGGACCATTGCACAGACTCGTGCCCCATTTTGCAAGAGGACGGGGCGGAACAGGTAAACATGGTCGGAGGCGTGCCTGCGCCCCGCAGGCAGTACGACCCATACTCCAATACGTACAATCCGGGTTGGAGGGACCATCCCAATCTCAGTTATGGGAACAGGCAACAAAATGCATTTCCAaatcgtccaccaggattcCACCAGCCATGGCAACCAAAATCGCAACCTTCGTCCTCCAACTCAGGAAGTTCTCTGGAGGACCTAGTCAAAAACCTGGCCACGACTACTACCAACCTGGCTACGACAACCGCCCAGCTCCAGCAAGAAACAGAGAACCTACCGCCATGA
- the LOC113771429 gene encoding probable pectate lyase 8: MEEYVGDLGSIFIPIVDDDDALKLIVLSILIWTAPKANCWILETVVFCIGSVGTTSERTQLSGSEIWFQNRYLVPLNPFAKKVTKRVETAEYQWKNWNWRSEGDLILNGAYFTPSGAGASTSYTSASSLGAKSSSMVASMTSGAGVLNCCRGRTC, translated from the exons ATGGAGGAATATGTAGGAGATTTAGGAA GCATATTTATACCAATTGTTGATGACGATGATGCCCTGAAACTCATAGTTTTGTCAATTTTGATTTGGACAGCTCCAAAAGCAAATTGTTGGATACTTGAAACCGTTGTATTCTGTATTGGATCTGTTGGAACTACTTCAGAAAGAACCCAGCTTTCTGGCAGTGAGATCTGGTTCCAG AATCGTTACCTCGTCCCGCTTAATCCTTTTGCAAAGAAG GTAACAAAGAGGGTTGAAACTGCTGAATACCAGTGGAAGAATTGGAACTGGAGATCAGAGGGCGACCTGATACTTAATGGTGCCTATTTTACTCCATCTGGAGCAGGGGCCTCGACCAGCTATACCAGTGCTTCAAGTTTAGGTGCCAAGTCGTCTTCCATGGTCGCATCAATGACTTCTGGTGCTGGTGTCCTTAATTGCTGCAGGGGCCGCACTTGTTAG
- the LOC113770161 gene encoding uncharacterized protein LOC113770161: protein MLKLSFTPLSTTFPTKIIPLRLLKSIINTSSQAPQTVQQNDTTMSTNKPLHKLPPKSAYIHLPFCRKRCHYCDFPIIALGSSSAPEEDPRILNYIQTHCREIKAASLNSNPNPSLEMVFFGGGTPSLVSLVLETLSFKFGVSLEAAMSMEMDPGMFDGGKLKELMELGVNRVSLGVQAFQDGLLKACGRAHGVKEIYKAIDSVKACGVENWSLDLISSLSHQTPEMWEGSLKLTIQAHPTHVSVYDLQVEKDTKFGVL, encoded by the coding sequence ATGTTAAAATTATCCTTCACTCCCTTGTCAACAACCTTTCCCACCAAAATCATACCTCTAAGACTCTTAAAATCTATCATAAACACATCGTCTCAAGCCCCACAAACTGTTCAACAAAATGACACAACCATGTCCACCAATAAACCGCTGCACAAGCTGCCCCCTAAGTCAGCCTACATTCACCTCCCATTCTGTAGAAAACGATGCCACTACTGTGACTTCCCAATTATCGCTCTTGGATCCTCCTCTGCACCAGAGGAGGACCCGCGAATTTTAAACTACATTCAAACTCATTGCAGAGAAATTAAAGCCGCCTCATTGAATTCAAACCCCAACCCATCTCTTGAAATGGTATTTTTTGGTGGTGGGACACCTTCTTTGGTTTCTTTGGTGCTTGAAactttgagtttcaaattcggAGTGTCTTTGGAAGCTGCGATGTCAATGGAAATGGACCCTGGCATGTTTGATGGGGGGAAATTGAAGGAGTTGATGGAGTTGGGGGTAAATAGAGTGTCCTTGGGAGTGCAAGCTTTTCAAGATGGTCTGTTGAAAGCTTGTGGGAGAGCTCATGGTGTGAAAGAGATTTATAAGGCTATTGATAGTGTGAAGGCCTGTGGGGTTGAGAATTGGAGTTTGGACCTCATATCTTCTCTTTCTCATCAAACACCAGAAATGTGGGAGGGGAGTTTGAAGCTGACAATCCAGGCGCATCCTACCCATGTCTCAGTTTATGATTTGCAAGTTGAGAAAGACACCAAATTTGGAGTATTGTAA